TGAGCAGCGTGCTTAGTTCCTAGCCAAAGAAGTGTACGGCAAATTACAGTTAATATGATACACTAATTGTTAGTTTTACGAATATTAAGTATTACTAAATAAAATCCATCCTGTTGGAACTGTGGTAAAAGTTTTCATCCTTCTTAGGGGTGCGGTACAGACTGCATGAATGAGTAAAAGATAGATACAGCGATCGCACTTTCAGATTCCCGTTTTTCCGGCAGTATATAAAAATCTTACTTTATACTACTGTAAATCGATCGGATTGGTGTATGATACTAAAAACTACGACCGCTTCCTTTGAAATATTGCTTGCAGTTGATCGCAATATTCCAAAAGAAAGGGGCAGTAGGAACACCATCGAATCAAACTTTGGAGTATCTACATGGGCTACAAGCATATTGAAGTCAAACAAGTAGCTGGTTTCATTGGTGCTGAAATCAGTAACGTGGATCTTTCGCGTCCTCTGAATAACGATCAAGTCAAAGAAATTCGTAAAGCATTATTGAAATGGAAAGTTGTGTTCTTTCGTAGTCAGAACATCGATCATGCTGCCCAAGTTGAGTTCACATCTCGTTTTGGCGAAGTGACTTTTGCACATCCTCTCGGAGAACCTGAGCCAGTACCGGGATTTCCGCAGATTAAACCCGTAGACCGTAGACTCTATGAAAAGCAGTATGGTTTTCGCAGTGGAGGCCCCTGGCACACAGATGTAACGGCCGCTATTAATCCACCAGCAGCGTCAATTTTACGTGCAGTTAATGTTCCTAGCTTCGGTGGTGACACTCAGTGGAGTAATCTAGTTGCAGCTTATGAGGGTTTGTCAGCACCTCTACGGGCGCTAGCAGACACATTAAAAGCGGAACATCGCTTTAATGGAGGTGGATATCAGCCCAGCAACGGCAAATTCACCGAGCGCATTGCTGTTAATCCCCTAGTTTCAATCCACCCAGTCGTTAGGGTTCATCCTGAAACTGGTGAGCGGGCATTGTTCATTAACCCAGGCTTTACTTCGCACATTATTGACGTGTCGCCACAAGAAAGCAAGCTGCTGCTTGAGTTGTTCTTCAACCAAATCACCAAACCTGCTTACACCACCCGTTTCCGCTGGAATAATGGTGATATCGCCTTCTGGGATAACCGCGCCACTGTGCATTTAGCTCCTCAAGATTTGGATCATTTGGATGTTGAGCGTTTGTTGTATCGCACCACCATTACTGGCGATGTTCCAGTTGGAGTTGATGGTTTCCGCTCTCAAGTGGTTCAAGGTGAGGTGTTCAGCGCAGAAGTACCAACGGTCTTTAAGCAAAAAGCTGACAAACTAGAAGCACAACCAGTACTTTCGTAAGCTACAAAGTTCTAAAATGGGCTGTATATTACGCAGCCCATAATTCAATAGACATTTTCAAAAAGAATGTAGAGACGCAAAATTTCGCGTCTCTACAAGGGTTCTGCATAACACATATTTAATTTTTGGAGATGTCTAGGGAAAGCATTAACATTACAAAGAGACGCATTGGCATTGCATAGTGATGCATTGGGATTGCATCAAGATGCATTAGTATTGCAGAGAGATGCATTAACGTTGCAGAGACACGCATTAACGATGTATCAGAATATATTAATTAATATCTGTACCGCTTCTTTAGCGATCGCTACAATATTAAAATCAGCTAAATTTGCAATCATACTTTGTATGGTAGTTCTGTATGCACTTTCAGATTTCATCGACTGTAATTTTGCTGTCAGTGATTTATCTATAAGTTATTGGTACGAGGGGCGTTGTCTTCAAACTGGCGATCGCTTAAAGTTACCCCGCACCTCAATGTCTGAAGCGATCGCTCACGCACTAATGCAACAACTTGCTAACAATGACTATTATTCTCGTGAAGGCAAGATGTACGGAATACTATTGGTTGAACTACCTAATGGCGAACAAAAAGTACTAAAAGCCTTTTCCGGTCTTTTGAATGGTTGTAGTGTAGTTGAGGGTTGGGTAATGCCAATTCCAGGACGAGACGAAGTTGCTTTAAAAGAAACCTGTACTGTAGCACGGTTAGACGCGATTAAACAGGAAATTCTTAGTCTAAAGCAACTAACTGAACGTCAGCAGTATCAAACTTTGTCTGATGAATTTGAGCAACAGTTACAAGCAATGAGCGATCGCCATCGCCGTTGTAAACAGCAACGACAGGAAAAACGTCAACAAATCTGCAATACACTCCCTCCAGAAACACTCAGTATTGCCCTTGAAGAACTTGACGAAGAGAGTCGTCAGCAGGGAATTGAGCGACGACAACTTAAACGTCAACAAAATGAGGTATTACAGCCTCTCCAGGAGTTAATTGCAGCAACGGATGCGCGAATTAGTGAACTGAAACAACAGCGTAAAGCTTTATCCCGTCAATTACAAGCTCAGATGCACGCTACCTACAGCCTGACTAATTTTTCTGGGCGATCGCGATCGTTACAGCAATTGATGCCAGGAGGTTTACCCACTGGTACTGGAGACTGTTGTGCTCCAAAATTACTGCATTATGCAGCAACACATAATTTAAAACCGCTAGCAATGGCAGAATTTTGGTGGGGTGCGTCTTCAGTAAATCAGGATAAAATTCAGGGAGAATTTTATGGTGCATGTATTGAAAGATGTCAGCCATTAATGGGGTTTTTGCTCTCAGGCTTGAAACCTATATCAATCCCTAATAGGAATAGGAATTTTCACACAACTACCTCACTGTTCACCACCAAAGCAGAGATCCCCATTCTTTATGAAGACGAATGGCTGATTGCAGTAAACAAACCTGCTGCACTACTTTCAGTACCTGGCCGTTATCGCGATCGCCAAGATAGTGTCTTGAGTCGCTTACGTCATCTGTTACCGGATGGGATGATGCTTGCATCTGTGCATCGTCTAGATCAAGAAACTTCTGGGATTTTGTTGTTAGCACGCGATCGGCAAACTCATCGACAACTCAGCCAACAATTTCAGCAACACCAGGTTTACAAGCTTTATGAAGCCCTACTTTCCGGTGCTGTAACAGTTGACCAAGGTACAATTGAATTGCCATTGTGGGGAGATCCTGAAAATCGCCCTTATCAAAAAGTTGATTGGCAGCGCGGTAAATCCAGCTTGACACAATTCCAGGTAATAGCAAGGGAACAAGATTACACTCGCGTAGAATTTACGCCACTAACAGGACGTACCCATCAATTGAGGGTTCATGCGGCTGATGGGCGAGGACTGGGGGTAACTATTTTAGGCGATCGCCTTTATGGATGCGATGCAGTTACCAGTCGGTTACATTTGCACGCTAGGGAACTTCGCTTCGAGCATCCGCAGTTAGAAAAAACTCTTCATTTGCAAGCGATTACGCCTTTTTAACGGTATTTCAAAGAATCAAAGTGTAGCTTTGTCTTTCCTAACAGCTAGCCTATTGCTTTTTCAATTTATATGTGATAATTTTTGCTTGTAGTTAATTCAACGGTTATCCGACCGATTTACCGTATTTATGGGAGCCAATATCAGAGTTAAAAGACTTCCTAGTAAAAAAAATATTGTGAGATTACCTAACAAGATTGGATGATTTATTCCTTGAAAATCCCTAGTGAGCGATAAGAACGAGAGTGCTGGAGTTTAAATTTAGACTCTCATTCTTATCTTTTCTTAAATCAAAGGAGTAATAAAAAAGTTGTTGAATCAGTTCAAAAAGTTCTTATTTTTATTGCCACAACACTCAATCAATTCTCTTAATGCTTTATTGGTTGGCACTTTCTGGCTAGGTTTAGCTATTTCTGGCTGCGCTCCAAGTAACTCTGCAAATACTAATACCACTGCCAAAACTGTTAGTAACCAGACTCAAGAGAAAACCAGCTTGATTCGCCTGGGATACCAAAAAGGAGGTGTAGTACCAATTGCCCGTCAACGAGGAGAGTTAGAAAAGAGGCTGGCGGCTGAGAATATTAAAGTTGAATGGGCTGGCCCTTTTGACAGATGTGCTACCTTACTCCAGGCAATTAGCGCTAATCAAGCTGATATAGGCGGGTGTGGAGACATCCCAGGGTTGTCAGCGATCGCCGCCGGTCAGGAGCTTTGCATTGGTGCTGTCCAGCGTCCCAGACCGGAATCATTGGCCAGTGCGATCGTAGTCCGTGGCGATTCTCCCATCCGTAAACCTGCTGACCTTATAGGTAAAAAAGTTGCAGTCAATCAGGCTGGTGCAGGTGAGTATCTGTTATTAAAAGTATTGGAAAAAGAGAAGATTCCTAAAGAAAAAGTTCAGCGTGTCTTTTTAGCTCCAACTGATGCTGCACCCGCCCTCTACCAAGGAACTGTAGACGCTTGGGCAGTTTGGGAACCTTATGTTTCAATTGCCGAACTAGAGCATGGCGCGAGGAGAATCACTACAACCCATCCAGCCCCTACCTACGGTGTAATGCTTGTCCGTAATGAGGCTGCGGCTAAATCTTCAGAGGCAGTAAAAGCAGCTTTTAGCGGTTTAACCAAGGAATACGATTGGTTAAATGCAAATACAGCAAAATCAGCAGAATTTCTAGTTAAGGACATCAAAATTTCCCCAGCCGTAGCCAAGCGGGTAACTGAGAATCAAGGGCCACAGCTACTTGTCACACCGAATGCTGATGATGTTGCCAAAATTCAGAAGACTGCTGACTGGATGCTAGAGCAAAAGATTCTACCGAAAAAGGTGGATGTTGCTGCAACTATCTGCCCCACGGCTAAGTAGGAAGGGGGCAGGGGGGCAGAGGGAGCAGGGGGGCAGAGGGAGCAGGGGGGCAGAGGGAGCAGGGGGGCAGAGGGAGCAGGGGGAGCAGGGGGAGCAGGGGAAGAAAGAATAACTAAATTAATTAATGCCCAATTCGCAATTCGCAATTCGCAATTCCCAATGGAGATGTACTATGCCGATTGAATTTATTGGAATGATTGGAACGCGTCAAATATCTGAGTTAGATAGTCCGACAGTTTCGATTACGGGCGGTTCTATAGATGCCGCTTATGTTCGTAAGTTTGCTAAAGCACATGAGGATGGTGGCTTTGATCGAGTATTAGTTGGTTATGGTTCAACTGGCCCCGATGGCTTAACTGTGGCATCATTTGCAGCGGCGGCAACAGAACGGTTGAAGTTTTTAATCGCCCACCGCCCTGGTTTTGTGGCTCCAACGCTCTTTGCACGTAAGACGGCAACTTTGGATCATTTTACTAATGGTCGCATTGCCGTACACATTATTACAGGTGGCAGTGATGCCGAACAGCAACGTGATGGTGATTGGCTTGACCATGACACTCGCTATCGCCGTACAGATGAATATCTTGACATTGTGCGCCGAGTATGGGTAAGTAGTACTCCCTTCGACTATGAGGGCGAATTCTACCGGGTGAAAGATGCTTATTCAGACGTGAAGCCTCTACAACAACCCCACATACCCCTGTACTTTGGCGGTGCTTCTGGTGCAGCAGTGCCTGTGGGTGCAAAGCATAGTGATGTGTACGCAATGTGGGGAGAACCTCTTGCGGCGATTAAGGAACGGATACGCGAAGTAAAAGCCGTAACACCACCAGGGCGATCGCCACGTTTTAGTGTATCTTTGCGGCCAATTTTGGGTGATACTGAAGCCAAAGCTTGGGAACGGGCGCACTCAATTCTGTCGCGTGTTAAGGAAATTCGGGCGGCAAAAACAGAAAATCAATTGCCGATAACTCCCTACTTTAATTCAGCACGTCCGCAAGCAGTAGGTTCTAGTCGTTTATTACAGTTTGCCCAAGAAAGCGAAATTTTTGATAAGCGGTTGTGGACTCCAATTGCTGCCGCTACTGGTGCTTATGGTAATACTACCGCCTTGGTTGGTACGCCGGAGCAAGTAGCAGAATCCCTTGTGGATTACTATGATGCTGGGGTAACTACTCTATTGATTCGGGGCTTTGATCCATTAGAAGATGCGATCGCTTACGGTCGTGATGTAATTCCCCTAGTCCGGGCAGAGGTGCAACGACGGGAGCGACAAGCAGCTGTTATTGCTTAGTACAGCTTTGTATAAAATCTTAGTGTTTTTAAATGCATAGGAGCTTCGCCTTACCGTAGGGGGTAAGTACGCAGAGTCTTTTCAAGCAATTAGCAATTTAACTAATTGCCATTCCCCACTCAAATATCTGAAAACTGCTGTAAATAATTTGAATTTGATTATTTCCAAATTACATGACTAAAGTATTGATTCTCGATGCCAACCAACAACCGTTGTATCCAGTACGCATCAGCCATGCTAGGCTGCTATTGTCACAAGGTAAAGCTACCGTATTCCAACGATATCCCTTTACTATTATTCTCAAGGAGTCTCTGTCTCATCTAAAACTTGAGCAACTTGGCTTCAAAATTCGCCCTAACATTAAAATAATTCGTAGTTCGTAATTAACGTCTTATACCACTTTCTCTCAAACCTAACCCCAACCCCATCCTTACTAACATTGAACGGCAATAGGACTTAGAGTGTTCCAAAAAATGATCCAAAACCCGTCATTGCGAGCGAAGCAATCACAGCCCTTGGGATTGCTTTGCTTCGCTCGCAATGACAATTGGGCGTTTTTTTACTTGGAGTACTCTTAGAGGTTGTTTGAACAAGTATTTTGCTGTGACTAAAGTCCCCCAATTTATCGGGGGATTTAGGAGGATCTAGAACTTTTGATACCAACAAGAGGACTTTTCAAACATCCTCTTATGCAAAACTACACGTGGTAGGGGCAATTCATGAATTGCCCCTACCGGAAAATCAAGGTTTAGGCTATTTTTTGCTGAAGTCCTGATTCAATTACGAATTACGAATTACGAATTACAAATTAGTATTAGTAGCTTCCCAAAAGGAGCAATTTATAGATGACAAACCACACTATATTGGAACCATTGCCGGAAGACCAATGGTATATTGAGAGCCAGGAACTACGATCCTTTGTAGCGACAGTGCGGGAAATTAGCAATCGCACTGCTAGCGATCGCCTCCAAACTCTCACTAGATTAGAACCATATTTTCAAGAACTGCTTGCCCAACAGGAATGGCTACCTGAAAAGTTTGCCCAAATTAATCCCGAAAGCAAGATGGGCGGCGGTATAGGTCAATGGTTGCTTTATCGCGCTAAAGACCGTTCGCTGTCTGTCTTCAGTTTGGTAATTCCCCCAAGTTCTACGACTCCTGTCCACGACCATTTAGCCTGGGGATTGATTGGTTTATACAAAGGCAATCAAGAAGAAACAGTCTATCGCCGTGTAGATAGCGGTGATGCAGAAGGACACGCACAATTACAAGTAACTGAAGTGCGATCGCTTCAACCAGGCGATATCTACCGCCTCTTACCCCCAGATGGTGATATCCACGCCGTCAAAACTACATCCCAGAACGCATCTGTATCTATCCATATTCTGGGTAATGATACTGGCTGCATTTTGCGTCACCAGTTCATCCCAGAATCTCAGAGCGTCAAATCCTTTCGCTCTGGGTATTCCAACGCTCCCTGCAAAGAGGAAGAGGAAAAAGAATATGTCCAGGTATGATCGACCACAACCCCCGATATTCGAGCGAGTTGAAGACGAACGTCTCCACCGCAAGCAACGCCTAGCCGCAGCTTTTCGCCTATTTGGTAAATTTGGTTTCAGCGAGGGAATCGCAGGCCATATTACGGCTCGCGATCCAGAGTTTACAGACCATTTTTGGGTCAATCCATTAGGAACATACTTCGGTCATATCCGAGTTTCTGACTTGCTCTTAGTTAACAGAGAAGGTGAGGTGGTTAAAGGCGATGCTCAGGTGAATCGAGCGGCTTTCGCCATCCATTCTCAGATTCATGAAGCTCGACCTGATGTGATCGCAGCGGCTCACGCTCATTCACTTTATGGCAAAGCCTGGTCTAGTTTGGGTCGTCTCCTTGACCCCTTGACTCAAGATTCCTGTGCTTTTTACGAAGACCATTCACTATTTGACGATTTCACAGGTGTGGTTTTAGAACTTTCTGAAGGTCAACGACTGGCGGAAGCTTTGGGGCCCAAGAAAGCCATAATTTTACGTAATCACAGTATTTTAACTGTGGGACATACGGTAGATGAAGCCGCTTTTTGGTACATTAGCTTAGAGCGATCGTGCCAAGCTCAACTACTGGCAGAAGCTGCTGGTAGACCAACTATTATCAAACACGAAACAGCCCGCTTAACACAAACTCAAGTAGGGTCGCATACAAGTGGATGGTTTGGTTTCCAGCCCCTTTACGATAGGATTGTGCGCGAAGAACCTGATTTCCTAAATTAGTGTTGTGTTTTTTGAAACAAAGATAAGTACTTGGACAGAATTAATTACACAATGTCATTGCGAATGAAGCAATTCGCTTGCGGTTGGATTGCAACTCTTGGAGACGCTCCGCTCGCAATGACTGTAAATATTTTTGTGCAACTACTTAATAGGCGGGAAAGGATCAATTTCCCGCACTTACCGGGCTTTTTTTATGTCAAACTTCCCTAAATTTTTTCATACAACGGTAAACCTATAAGTTTATAGTATTTATTGTATAGTTCAGAGAAATAAATCATTTTGATGATTAACCTAATCTTTCGCCGTTTGATTGCCAAGTGGATATCGTTGATAAAATTCAGGAATATCCCTTTTAACAACCAACACAAATTATTCTCTTCTTCTGTTTTGCCAATTTCTGGGGCTTTTGTGACAGGACTTTATTTGAGCGTGCTATTTGCTGCCTGTTCATCGCCATCGACTGTTAATTCTTCTAATCCTAGTGCTGCGCCTCAAGGTAATTCTGCTTCTGGCAAAGCCACAGTAGTAAGATTTGGCTATCAAAAATCGAATATTTTGCTGAGAAACAAAGGTGTCTTAGAAAAGCGTTTGTCACCAGATGGTATATCTGTAGAATGGATAGAATTTCCGGCGGGGCCACAATTACTAGAAGCTATGAATGTGGGGAGTATTGACTTCGGACATGTAGGAGAATCACCGCCAGTATTTGCCCAAGCTGCGGGAGCATCATTAACTTATGTGGCTGGTATTGTTTCTAGTCCTGCTGGTTCAGCAATTCTTGTTCCTCAGAATTCTTCAATTCAAAAACTTACTGACTTGAAAGGCAAAAAAGTTGCTTTTCAAAAAGGATCTAGTGCCCACTTATTGTTAGTCCAAGCTTTAGAGAAAGCAGGATTAAAATATACAGATATTGAACCTAAATATTTACCACCTGCTGATGCTCGTGCTGCATTTGTTAAGGGTAGTGTAGATGCGTGGGTGATTTGGGATCCTTTCTATGCATCGGCTCAAGAAGGAACTAAAGCCAGAGTTCTGATTGATGGAACAGGAATTAATAAACAGGGAGGATATTATTTGACGACGCGCAAATTTGTTAATGAAAATCCCCAAACGGTGAAGGCAGTTTTAGAAGAAATTCAAAATCTTGAAGAATGGTCTAAAAAGCATCGAGAAGAGGTAGCACAAACTCTATCATCTGTGCTAGCAATCGACATAGCAACAATGAGAAAAGCTACGAATAGGCGAAATTTTGGAATTGTGCCAATTGATGATAATCTGATTAATTTGCAACAAAAGGTTGCTGATACATATTATGAGTTAAAGCTAATTCCAAAAAAAGTTAATGTCAGAGATGGAGTGCTAACAAAAGAGCAATATGCTGCATTTTCACCAAAGGTTTAGACCAGAATTATAAATCGGCTGTAGGGGCATAGCGATGTGTAGACGTATGCCTCTACAAATGGAATTGGTAATAAAACATCTGAAAATCTTGGAGTTGATTATGACTAATCCTATAGAACTACTGCGATCGCGCTATGGTGAAATTCCCTTCAACCCTGAAATTGAGTGGAATGATTCTCTGACAGCATTATTATCTCACCGTTCCATCCGGTCTTATCTATCCGATCCCCTACCACAGGGAACTCTGGAATTGCTAATTGCAGCCGCTCAATCTGCATCTACTTCCTCTAATCTGCAAACCTGGAGTGTGGTAGCAGTGGAAGATCGAGAACGCAAAGAGGAGTTATCGAAGCTAGCGGGAAACCAAGCACATATTAAGCAAGTTCCTTTATTCTTAGTTTGGTTAGCAGACTTGGCGCGTCTAAGTTACGTTGCTGAGAGTCGCGGCATATCTCATGATGCGCTGGAATATTTGGAAATGTTCGTGATGGCAACAGTTGATGCCACCTTAGCGGCACAAAATGCAGCAGTTGCAGCTGAGTCACTCGGCTTAGGAACAGTCTATATCGGCGGAATTCGCAACCATCCGCAAGAGGTAGCAGAGATATTAAATTTGCCCTCCTCTGTGTATGCTGTATTTGGTCTGTGTGTAGGCTATCCCAATCCAGAGGTAGAAGCAGCGATTAAGCCAAGGTTGCCACAATCAGCTGTGCTGCACCGCGAAACTTATAAATTGGCAGA
This Nostoc sp. KVJ3 DNA region includes the following protein-coding sequences:
- a CDS encoding TauD/TfdA dioxygenase family protein; amino-acid sequence: MGYKHIEVKQVAGFIGAEISNVDLSRPLNNDQVKEIRKALLKWKVVFFRSQNIDHAAQVEFTSRFGEVTFAHPLGEPEPVPGFPQIKPVDRRLYEKQYGFRSGGPWHTDVTAAINPPAASILRAVNVPSFGGDTQWSNLVAAYEGLSAPLRALADTLKAEHRFNGGGYQPSNGKFTERIAVNPLVSIHPVVRVHPETGERALFINPGFTSHIIDVSPQESKLLLELFFNQITKPAYTTRFRWNNGDIAFWDNRATVHLAPQDLDHLDVERLLYRTTITGDVPVGVDGFRSQVVQGEVFSAEVPTVFKQKADKLEAQPVLS
- a CDS encoding RluA family pseudouridine synthase; its protein translation is MVVLYALSDFIDCNFAVSDLSISYWYEGRCLQTGDRLKLPRTSMSEAIAHALMQQLANNDYYSREGKMYGILLVELPNGEQKVLKAFSGLLNGCSVVEGWVMPIPGRDEVALKETCTVARLDAIKQEILSLKQLTERQQYQTLSDEFEQQLQAMSDRHRRCKQQRQEKRQQICNTLPPETLSIALEELDEESRQQGIERRQLKRQQNEVLQPLQELIAATDARISELKQQRKALSRQLQAQMHATYSLTNFSGRSRSLQQLMPGGLPTGTGDCCAPKLLHYAATHNLKPLAMAEFWWGASSVNQDKIQGEFYGACIERCQPLMGFLLSGLKPISIPNRNRNFHTTTSLFTTKAEIPILYEDEWLIAVNKPAALLSVPGRYRDRQDSVLSRLRHLLPDGMMLASVHRLDQETSGILLLARDRQTHRQLSQQFQQHQVYKLYEALLSGAVTVDQGTIELPLWGDPENRPYQKVDWQRGKSSLTQFQVIAREQDYTRVEFTPLTGRTHQLRVHAADGRGLGVTILGDRLYGCDAVTSRLHLHARELRFEHPQLEKTLHLQAITPF
- a CDS encoding aliphatic sulfonate ABC transporter substrate-binding protein; protein product: MNQFKKFLFLLPQHSINSLNALLVGTFWLGLAISGCAPSNSANTNTTAKTVSNQTQEKTSLIRLGYQKGGVVPIARQRGELEKRLAAENIKVEWAGPFDRCATLLQAISANQADIGGCGDIPGLSAIAAGQELCIGAVQRPRPESLASAIVVRGDSPIRKPADLIGKKVAVNQAGAGEYLLLKVLEKEKIPKEKVQRVFLAPTDAAPALYQGTVDAWAVWEPYVSIAELEHGARRITTTHPAPTYGVMLVRNEAAAKSSEAVKAAFSGLTKEYDWLNANTAKSAEFLVKDIKISPAVAKRVTENQGPQLLVTPNADDVAKIQKTADWMLEQKILPKKVDVAATICPTAK
- a CDS encoding LLM class flavin-dependent oxidoreductase is translated as MPIEFIGMIGTRQISELDSPTVSITGGSIDAAYVRKFAKAHEDGGFDRVLVGYGSTGPDGLTVASFAAAATERLKFLIAHRPGFVAPTLFARKTATLDHFTNGRIAVHIITGGSDAEQQRDGDWLDHDTRYRRTDEYLDIVRRVWVSSTPFDYEGEFYRVKDAYSDVKPLQQPHIPLYFGGASGAAVPVGAKHSDVYAMWGEPLAAIKERIREVKAVTPPGRSPRFSVSLRPILGDTEAKAWERAHSILSRVKEIRAAKTENQLPITPYFNSARPQAVGSSRLLQFAQESEIFDKRLWTPIAAATGAYGNTTALVGTPEQVAESLVDYYDAGVTTLLIRGFDPLEDAIAYGRDVIPLVRAEVQRRERQAAVIA
- a CDS encoding RRXRR domain-containing protein; amino-acid sequence: MTKVLILDANQQPLYPVRISHARLLLSQGKATVFQRYPFTIILKESLSHLKLEQLGFKIRPNIKIIRSS
- a CDS encoding class II aldolase/adducin family protein is translated as MSRYDRPQPPIFERVEDERLHRKQRLAAAFRLFGKFGFSEGIAGHITARDPEFTDHFWVNPLGTYFGHIRVSDLLLVNREGEVVKGDAQVNRAAFAIHSQIHEARPDVIAAAHAHSLYGKAWSSLGRLLDPLTQDSCAFYEDHSLFDDFTGVVLELSEGQRLAEALGPKKAIILRNHSILTVGHTVDEAAFWYISLERSCQAQLLAEAAGRPTIIKHETARLTQTQVGSHTSGWFGFQPLYDRIVREEPDFLN
- a CDS encoding sulfonate ABC transporter substrate-binding protein, coding for MINLIFRRLIAKWISLIKFRNIPFNNQHKLFSSSVLPISGAFVTGLYLSVLFAACSSPSTVNSSNPSAAPQGNSASGKATVVRFGYQKSNILLRNKGVLEKRLSPDGISVEWIEFPAGPQLLEAMNVGSIDFGHVGESPPVFAQAAGASLTYVAGIVSSPAGSAILVPQNSSIQKLTDLKGKKVAFQKGSSAHLLLVQALEKAGLKYTDIEPKYLPPADARAAFVKGSVDAWVIWDPFYASAQEGTKARVLIDGTGINKQGGYYLTTRKFVNENPQTVKAVLEEIQNLEEWSKKHREEVAQTLSSVLAIDIATMRKATNRRNFGIVPIDDNLINLQQKVADTYYELKLIPKKVNVRDGVLTKEQYAAFSPKV
- a CDS encoding NADPH-dependent oxidoreductase, yielding MTNPIELLRSRYGEIPFNPEIEWNDSLTALLSHRSIRSYLSDPLPQGTLELLIAAAQSASTSSNLQTWSVVAVEDRERKEELSKLAGNQAHIKQVPLFLVWLADLARLSYVAESRGISHDALEYLEMFVMATVDATLAAQNAAVAAESLGLGTVYIGGIRNHPQEVAEILNLPSSVYAVFGLCVGYPNPEVEAAIKPRLPQSAVLHRETYKLADQEEAIAHYNEIVKEFYTEQKMNIAGDWSEHSAQRIATVESLRGRDRLREVLHHLGFKLL